Proteins co-encoded in one Megalops cyprinoides isolate fMegCyp1 chromosome 1, fMegCyp1.pri, whole genome shotgun sequence genomic window:
- the tvp23b gene encoding Golgi apparatus membrane protein TVP23 homolog B, which produces MMRLDSNEDDVSLFDAEDDDVRKSRKSKIKHPLASFFHLFFRVSAILVYLLCELLSSSFIACMVTIILLLSCDFWTVKNITGRLMVGLRWWNQVDNDGKSQWMFESRKGTGKNPPSDSESRLFWLGLIICPVIWVIFAFSSLFSFKIKWLAVVIMGVVLQGANLYGYVRCKVGSRTSLKNMATNYLGRQFFKQAMTKQEES; this is translated from the exons ATGATGAGACTG GATTCCAACGAGGATGACGTATCGCTGTTTGACGCCGAAGATGATGACGTCAGAAAGTCGAGGAAGTCCAAAATCAA GCACCCTCTGGCCAGCTTCTTCCACCTGTTCTTCCGGGTCAGCGCCATCCTGGTCTACCTGCTGTGTGAGCTGCTGAGCAGCAGCTTCATCGCCTGCATGGTCaccatcatcctcctcctctcctgcgaCTTCTGGACGGTGAAG aACATCACAGGCCGGCTGATGGTGGGTCTGAGGTGGTGGAACCAGGTGGACAATGACGGCAAGAGCCAATGGATGTTTGAGTCCCGAAAG GGAACGGGGAAGAACCCCCCCTCAGACTCGGAGTCACGGCTCTTCTGGCTGGGTCTGATCATCTGTCCCGTTATCTGGGTGATCTTCGCCTTCAGTTCCCTCTTCTCCTTCAAGATCAAGTGGCTG GCGGTGGTGATTATGGGTGTGGTTCTACAAGGGGCAAACCTGTACGGTTACGTCCGCTGCAAGGTGGGCAGCAGGACCAGCCTGAAGAACATGGCCACCAACTACCTCGGCCGGCAGTTCTTTAAGCAG GCGATGACAAAGCAAGAGGAATCCTAG